From a region of the Tamandua tetradactyla isolate mTamTet1 chromosome 10, mTamTet1.pri, whole genome shotgun sequence genome:
- the LOC143647657 gene encoding olfactory receptor 5K1-like: protein MPEYNHSMATEFTLIGFMDQPELKPLLFVVFFVIYLITMVGNLGLVVLIYMERRLHTPMYIFLGNLALMDSCCSCAITPKMLQNFCLEEGTISLYECMAQFYFLCLAETTDCFLLAAMAYDRYVAICSPLQYHTMMSKKLCVQMTTGAYIAGNVHSIIQVGLLFRLTFCGSHQINHFFCDVLPLYRLSCVDPYINELMIPILSGSLQTFTITTVIISYLFILFTVFKMKSKDGRGKALSTCASHFLSVSMFYGSLLFMYAKLGTVIEEKDYIPVAVLYTLIIPLLNPFIYSLRNKEVINVVKRIMKKYCITF from the coding sequence ATGCCTGAATATAACCACTCCATGGCAACTGAATTTACCCTCATAGGATTTATGGATCAACCAGAGCTGAAGCCCCTTCTGTTCGTGGTGTTCTTTGTCATCTATCTGATCACCATGGTAGGGAATCTGGGTTTGGTGGTACTGATCTATATGGAGCGTCGTCTTCACACACCGATGTACATCTTTCTGGGCAACCTGGCTCTGATGGATTCCTGCTGTTCCTGTGCTATCACCCCCAAGATGTTACAGAACTTCTGTTTAGAAGAAGGAACAATTTCCCTCTATGAATGCAtggcacaattttattttctctgtctcgCTGAAACTACAGACTGCTTTCTTCTAGCAGCTATGGCATATGACAGGTATGTGGCCATATGCAGCCCACTGCAGTACCACACCATGATGTcaaagaaactctgtgttcagATGACCACAGGGGCCTACATAGCTGGAAACGTGCATTCCATAATTCAAGTAGGATTATTGTTTAGGTTAACTTTCTGTGGTTCTCATCAAATCAATCACTTTTTTTGTGATGTTCTCCCTTTGTACagactttcttgtgttgaccccTATATCAATGAACTAATGATACCCATCTTATCTGGGTCACTTCAAACCTTCACTATTACCACAGTCATAATCTCTTATCTCTTTATccttttcactgtttttaaaatgaaatccaaagaTGGAAGAGGCAAAGCCTTATCAACTTGTGCATCCCActttctttctgtctcaatgTTCTATGGCTCTCTTCTTTTTATGTATGCTAAACTAGGTACAGTTATAGAAGAAAAAGATTATATACCAGTTGCTGTTCTTTATACTCTTATAATTCCTTTATTAAACCCTTTTATTTATAGTCTAAGAAATAAGGAAGTAATAAATGTTGTGAAAAGAATTATGAAGAAATATTGCATAACATTCTGA